A window of Myxococcales bacterium contains these coding sequences:
- a CDS encoding phosphoenolpyruvate kinase, with product MSLPPELAALVESARTVERRPRLEGPVSVLYGGAHLFRAGSFEKLGALARATFADVVRDESDVCAIVGEGALPHAAAIRRRVEKKLAEAPLEDVRVDFEDGYGLRSDDEEDADATRVGAVLASRPAAAPRWVGVRVRAFERATAERAARTLVRVARELDRASLPERFVVTLPKVRGPEDVARFTRLLLWIERDRGLREGSLGLELMIELPSALVARGGLALGALLDAGEGRVTSVHLGAYDLLSACDVAASFQSLAHPLCDLARGLMVLGAEGRVRVADGATTRLPLPVHRGALDPGQVEENRVAVRDALRAHAANVRAALSTGIHQGWDLHPAQLVGRYLALAAHYEANLHRSAERLAAFVDQAARARASGQTFDDAATAEGLLAFFAQGLASTLLSESDLAPTGISASDLSTLDFARLVAKYGARG from the coding sequence GTGAGCCTCCCTCCCGAGCTCGCCGCGCTCGTCGAGTCGGCCCGGACGGTCGAGCGACGCCCGAGGCTCGAAGGGCCGGTCTCGGTGCTCTACGGAGGCGCCCACCTCTTCCGCGCAGGCTCCTTCGAGAAGCTCGGCGCCCTCGCCCGCGCGACGTTCGCCGACGTCGTGCGCGACGAGAGCGACGTGTGTGCGATCGTCGGCGAAGGTGCGCTTCCTCACGCGGCCGCCATCCGCCGGAGGGTCGAGAAGAAGCTCGCCGAGGCGCCCCTCGAGGACGTCCGCGTCGACTTCGAGGACGGCTACGGCCTCCGGTCGGACGACGAAGAGGACGCGGACGCGACGCGCGTGGGCGCGGTGCTCGCGAGCCGCCCGGCCGCGGCTCCGCGCTGGGTGGGAGTGCGCGTGCGAGCGTTCGAGCGCGCGACCGCCGAGCGCGCCGCGCGGACCCTCGTGCGTGTCGCCCGCGAGCTCGATCGCGCCTCGCTTCCCGAGCGGTTCGTGGTCACGCTCCCGAAGGTGCGCGGACCGGAGGACGTGGCGAGGTTCACGAGGCTCCTCCTTTGGATCGAACGGGACCGTGGGCTCCGTGAGGGGAGCCTCGGGCTCGAGCTCATGATCGAGCTGCCGAGCGCGCTCGTCGCGCGGGGAGGCCTCGCGCTCGGCGCCCTCCTCGACGCGGGAGAGGGCCGCGTCACGTCGGTGCACCTCGGCGCCTACGATTTGCTCTCCGCCTGCGACGTCGCCGCCTCGTTCCAGTCTCTCGCCCACCCCCTCTGCGACCTCGCGCGTGGCCTCATGGTGCTCGGCGCGGAAGGCCGCGTGCGGGTCGCAGACGGCGCGACGACGCGCCTCCCCCTGCCCGTCCATCGCGGCGCGCTCGACCCCGGTCAGGTCGAAGAGAACCGCGTCGCCGTTCGCGACGCGCTGCGCGCTCACGCGGCGAACGTCAGGGCCGCCCTCTCGACGGGCATCCACCAAGGGTGGGATCTGCATCCGGCGCAGCTCGTCGGCCGCTACCTCGCCCTCGCGGCGCACTACGAGGCGAACCTCCACAGGTCCGCCGAGCGCCTCGCCGCCTTCGTCGATCAAGCGGCGAGGGCCCGCGCCTCGGGCCAGACGTTCGACGACGCGGCTACCGCGGAGGGGCTCCTCGCGTTCTTCGCGCAGGGGCTCGCGAGCACCCTCCTCTCCGAGAGTGATCTCGCCCCCACGGGGATCTCGGCGAGCGACCTTTCGACGCTCGACTTCGCGCGCCTCGTCGCAAAATACGGCGCGCGCGGCTGA
- the uraH gene encoding hydroxyisourate hydrolase: MRSVSTHILDTTFGKPAANVPVLLEKRGDGRWEKEGAGVTDADGRIRDLVPEGKLEVATYRITFDTSAYFHLQGMECFYPEVSVVFQIREPESHYHVPLLVSPFGYSTYRGS; this comes from the coding sequence ATGCGTTCCGTATCGACCCACATCCTCGACACGACGTTCGGCAAACCTGCTGCTAACGTGCCGGTATTGCTAGAGAAACGAGGTGACGGCCGCTGGGAGAAGGAGGGGGCCGGGGTGACCGACGCCGACGGCCGGATTCGTGATCTCGTGCCCGAGGGCAAGCTCGAGGTGGCGACCTACCGCATCACGTTCGACACCTCCGCCTACTTCCACCTCCAAGGCATGGAGTGTTTCTACCCGGAGGTCTCGGTGGTGTTCCAGATTCGCGAGCCAGAGTCCCACTACCACGTGCCGCTCCTCGTGAGCCCGTTCGGCTACTCGACGTACCGAGGGAGCTGA
- the alc gene encoding allantoicase, whose amino-acid sequence MADHRDYPDLAAARTGGAVLHVTDETSARADGMLVVTAPVARGASARDGWEPRRRRGPGHDAAIVRLGMPGRVRAVVVDTSFFEGEHPEECSLEGVALPGHPDVAALLSEDLVWTELVPRVALTAGAENVLEVTANVRVTHVRLRTFPGGGVARLRVHGEVLPSPRVLARPESDLGAVERGGRVVACTGTTVDAARRLVLPGRALDRSDGWETPRRRDGGPDSVLVELAGRGALHRVVVDTAPFRGSAPESVTLEIADARGRDVASLGDTDFVEILPRTRLLGDTVHEIEDELRPHAPGTHVRLRVWPDGGVGRLRLFGTLSPDGAEAHGVRYVNTLPAGDAERAFLHCCGSQVFARTMALARPFASLEAMIAEALRVWRGLSPADWDEAFRAHPEIGGKKAEGPQTATSATWSRGEQSKVGSAEASTLAELAKGNAAYREKFGRIYIVCATGRSADELLAILRGRLGNGPDEELTIAADEQRKITELRLEKLVLGRR is encoded by the coding sequence ATGGCCGACCATCGCGACTACCCCGACCTCGCCGCCGCCCGAACCGGGGGCGCCGTTCTCCACGTGACGGACGAGACCTCCGCGAGGGCCGACGGCATGCTCGTGGTCACCGCGCCCGTCGCGCGTGGGGCCTCCGCGAGGGACGGGTGGGAGCCGAGGCGGCGCCGAGGTCCCGGTCACGACGCCGCGATCGTTCGCCTCGGCATGCCGGGCCGGGTGCGGGCGGTCGTCGTCGACACGTCGTTCTTCGAGGGGGAGCACCCCGAAGAGTGCAGCCTCGAAGGTGTCGCGTTGCCCGGTCACCCCGACGTGGCCGCTCTCCTCTCGGAGGACCTCGTGTGGACCGAGCTCGTGCCACGCGTCGCCCTCACCGCCGGCGCGGAGAACGTGCTCGAGGTCACGGCGAACGTGAGGGTCACCCACGTCCGGCTCCGCACCTTTCCGGGTGGCGGCGTGGCGAGGCTGCGTGTGCACGGCGAGGTGCTCCCGAGCCCTCGTGTGCTCGCGCGCCCCGAGAGCGACCTCGGGGCGGTCGAGCGCGGGGGTCGAGTCGTCGCGTGCACGGGGACGACCGTGGACGCGGCCCGTCGTCTCGTCCTCCCCGGGCGCGCGCTCGACCGAAGCGACGGGTGGGAGACACCTCGCCGTCGCGATGGCGGGCCCGACTCCGTGCTCGTCGAGCTCGCCGGTCGCGGTGCCCTCCATCGCGTCGTCGTCGACACGGCGCCCTTTCGCGGCAGCGCGCCCGAGAGCGTCACGCTCGAGATCGCCGACGCGCGAGGTCGGGACGTGGCGTCGCTCGGAGACACCGACTTCGTCGAGATCCTCCCGCGCACGAGGCTCCTCGGTGACACCGTCCACGAGATCGAGGACGAGCTCCGCCCTCACGCCCCGGGAACCCACGTTCGCCTGCGCGTCTGGCCCGACGGAGGCGTGGGTCGCCTCCGCCTCTTCGGCACGCTGTCCCCCGACGGCGCCGAAGCCCACGGTGTGCGCTACGTGAACACCCTCCCTGCGGGCGACGCGGAGCGGGCGTTCCTCCACTGCTGCGGCTCGCAGGTCTTCGCGCGGACGATGGCGCTCGCCCGACCGTTCGCCTCTCTCGAGGCCATGATCGCCGAGGCGCTTCGGGTGTGGCGCGGACTCTCTCCGGCCGACTGGGACGAGGCCTTCCGCGCGCACCCCGAGATCGGCGGCAAGAAGGCGGAGGGACCTCAGACCGCCACGAGCGCCACGTGGAGCCGCGGCGAACAGTCGAAGGTCGGCTCGGCCGAGGCGTCTACCCTCGCCGAGCTCGCGAAGGGAAACGCCGCCTACCGAGAGAAGTTCGGTCGCATCTACATCGTGTGCGCGACGGGCCGCTCGGCCGACGAGCTCCTCGCGATCCTCCGTGGGCGTCTCGGCAACGGCCCGGACGAAGAGCTCACGATCGCGGCCGACGAACAACGAAAGATCACGGAGCTTCGCCTCGAGAAGCTCGTCCTCGGGCGCCGCTGA
- a CDS encoding DUF4442 domain-containing protein codes for MRRGCRTSKRWAGHFRWPRSRGSRANAEFAVDASSPLRPRSPSARLSATTSGVSFAETLASLSPAAALSREGNILKDLWNFASKVPGGKRLFSRAIGMAAPYTGTIPFEVRRLEPGSSECVLFDKPHARNHLRCIHAVALVNFAEVTGNVALAYGLPDDARFIVAGLSIEYLKKARGTITGRCTMPPITSSERREYEVPVEMSNEAGEVVATATLRTLVGPKSRG; via the coding sequence ATGCGTCGCGGCTGCCGAACGTCGAAGCGGTGGGCCGGGCATTTTCGGTGGCCGCGCTCGCGAGGGTCAAGGGCGAACGCGGAATTCGCCGTCGACGCGAGCTCGCCCCTACGCCCGCGCTCGCCAAGCGCGCGCCTTTCTGCCACAACGTCGGGCGTGAGCTTCGCCGAGACCCTCGCCTCCCTGTCGCCCGCGGCCGCCCTCTCGAGAGAGGGTAACATCCTGAAAGATTTGTGGAATTTCGCGAGCAAGGTCCCCGGCGGCAAGCGGCTCTTTTCACGCGCGATCGGCATGGCCGCGCCCTACACGGGCACGATCCCGTTCGAGGTGCGGAGGCTCGAGCCGGGGAGCTCCGAGTGTGTCCTCTTCGACAAACCCCACGCGCGAAACCACCTCCGCTGCATCCACGCCGTGGCCCTCGTGAACTTCGCCGAGGTCACCGGGAACGTCGCGCTCGCGTATGGCCTCCCCGACGACGCTCGCTTCATCGTGGCCGGCCTGTCCATCGAGTACCTCAAGAAGGCACGCGGGACGATCACGGGTCGCTGCACCATGCCGCCCATCACGTCCTCCGAGCGCCGCGAGTACGAGGTCCCCGTCGAGATGAGCAACGAGGCCGGCGAGGTGGTCGCCACGGCGACGCTCCGGACCCTCGTGGGGCCCAAATCCCGCGGGTAG
- a CDS encoding alpha-E domain-containing protein — MLSRVADAVYWMSRYFERAENTARVIGVNHLLTLDGPDESEIDWEALVRTLGDHTTFASRYGQATKESVLRFLAFDPKAQGSVVSSLACARENARTVREIISSEMWEQVNETYLMAVEASRDPAAAQSPFDFLDSVKKASQLFVGITYLTMTHNEAWHFARLGRLLERADMTSRILDVKHKLLTPDPTAMGAPYDDISWGALLRSASGLEMYRKRHGQIMPSQVVSFLLFDQKFPRSVRYCLRKGERSLHAITGRPLGTSASTAEDRLTALVTRVERTDVGEVLSRGLHVWLDELQRSCSDVGVAIHESFVAVRREV, encoded by the coding sequence ATGCTGAGCCGCGTCGCCGACGCCGTCTACTGGATGAGCCGGTACTTCGAGCGGGCCGAGAACACGGCGCGTGTGATCGGCGTGAACCACCTGCTCACGCTCGACGGCCCCGACGAGAGCGAGATCGACTGGGAGGCTCTCGTTCGCACCCTCGGCGACCACACGACGTTCGCCTCGCGCTACGGACAGGCGACGAAAGAGAGCGTCCTGCGCTTCCTCGCGTTCGACCCGAAGGCGCAGGGCTCGGTCGTGTCGTCGCTCGCGTGCGCCCGCGAGAACGCCCGCACCGTCCGCGAGATCATCTCGTCGGAGATGTGGGAGCAGGTGAACGAGACGTACCTCATGGCCGTCGAGGCGTCGCGCGATCCGGCCGCGGCACAGTCGCCTTTCGACTTCCTCGACTCGGTGAAGAAGGCGTCGCAGCTCTTCGTGGGCATCACGTACCTCACGATGACCCACAACGAGGCGTGGCATTTCGCGAGGCTCGGGCGCCTGCTCGAGCGGGCCGACATGACGAGCCGCATCCTCGACGTGAAGCACAAGCTCCTCACGCCCGACCCTACCGCGATGGGGGCCCCCTACGACGACATCTCGTGGGGCGCGCTCCTGCGATCGGCCTCGGGTCTCGAGATGTACCGCAAGCGGCACGGCCAGATCATGCCGTCCCAGGTGGTGTCGTTCCTCCTGTTCGATCAGAAATTCCCGCGGAGCGTGAGGTACTGCCTGCGCAAGGGGGAGCGCTCGCTCCACGCGATCACGGGGCGTCCGCTCGGGACGAGCGCGTCGACCGCCGAGGATCGCCTCACCGCGCTCGTGACGCGTGTCGAGCGCACCGACGTAGGCGAGGTGCTCTCCCGGGGGCTCCACGTGTGGCTCGACGAGCTTCAGCGGTCGTGCAGCGACGTAGGCGTCGCGATCCACGAGTCGTTCGTCGCCGTGCGCCGCGAGGTGTGA
- a CDS encoding circularly permuted type 2 ATP-grasp protein yields MFASPGSPRPGSAPITSELERLRPEELRRRQSVAERDLLQKGITFNVYGADGGTERIFPFDVVPRIVQSSDFSVIERGLRQRILALNAFVGDVYGERRIVKAGLVPEALVLSAKGYLPQCQGVVPPRGIYCHVVGTDLVRDRDGQMYVLEDNLRCPSGVSYVLENRRLMKRVFPGVLSASKVLPVDEYPSRLLATLRHLSPSSSPTVALLTPGAYNSAYFEHAFLAQQMGIELVEGRDLVVHQGNVCMRTTRGYERVDVLYRRIDDDFLDPEVFRKDSLLGVPGLFEVYRTGRVGLANAVGNGVADDKAVYMYVPEMIKYYLGEDPVLPNVPTFSCDVPSEREHVLANLAEMVVKPVNESGGYGIVVGPKATKKQLEDVRAAILANGRNYVAQPVIGLSRVPTLVGDSLCGRHVDLRPYALYGDDVWVLPGGLTRVALVEGSLVVNSSQGGGSKDTWVLGAPPDRSGADVSPREEGRC; encoded by the coding sequence ATGTTCGCGTCGCCCGGGAGCCCGCGCCCCGGGAGCGCCCCCATCACGAGCGAGCTCGAGAGGCTCCGCCCCGAGGAGCTCCGTCGCAGGCAGAGCGTGGCCGAGCGGGATCTCCTCCAGAAGGGCATCACGTTCAACGTGTACGGCGCCGACGGCGGCACCGAGCGCATCTTCCCGTTCGACGTCGTCCCGCGCATCGTCCAAAGCTCGGATTTCTCCGTCATCGAGCGGGGGCTCCGGCAGCGCATCTTGGCCCTGAACGCGTTCGTCGGGGACGTGTACGGAGAGCGTCGCATCGTGAAGGCGGGCCTCGTGCCCGAGGCGCTCGTGCTGTCGGCGAAGGGCTACCTCCCGCAGTGCCAGGGCGTCGTGCCCCCGCGCGGCATCTATTGCCACGTCGTCGGCACGGACCTCGTCCGCGACCGCGACGGCCAAATGTACGTGCTCGAGGACAACCTCCGCTGCCCGTCGGGCGTGAGCTACGTGCTCGAGAATCGCAGGCTCATGAAGCGGGTCTTCCCCGGGGTCTTGTCGGCCTCGAAGGTGCTCCCGGTGGACGAGTACCCCTCGCGTCTCCTCGCGACGCTCCGGCACCTCTCGCCGTCGTCGTCCCCCACGGTCGCCTTGCTCACCCCGGGCGCGTACAACTCGGCGTACTTCGAGCACGCGTTCCTCGCGCAGCAGATGGGCATCGAGCTCGTCGAGGGGCGCGACCTCGTCGTGCACCAGGGGAACGTGTGCATGCGCACGACCCGCGGCTACGAGCGCGTCGACGTCCTCTATCGACGCATCGACGACGACTTCCTCGACCCGGAGGTGTTCCGCAAAGACAGCCTGCTCGGCGTGCCCGGCCTCTTCGAGGTGTACCGCACGGGCCGAGTGGGGCTCGCGAACGCCGTGGGCAACGGCGTGGCGGACGACAAAGCGGTGTATATGTATGTTCCTGAAATGATTAAGTATTACCTCGGCGAGGACCCGGTCTTGCCGAACGTTCCCACGTTCTCGTGCGACGTGCCGAGCGAGCGAGAGCACGTCCTCGCGAACCTCGCCGAGATGGTGGTGAAGCCGGTCAACGAGTCGGGCGGGTACGGGATCGTGGTGGGCCCCAAGGCCACGAAGAAGCAGCTCGAGGACGTGCGCGCGGCGATCCTCGCGAACGGGCGAAACTACGTCGCGCAGCCGGTGATCGGGCTCTCGCGCGTCCCCACGCTGGTAGGCGACAGTCTCTGTGGGCGGCACGTCGACCTGCGCCCTTACGCGCTCTACGGAGACGACGTGTGGGTGTTGCCCGGTGGCCTCACGCGCGTGGCGCTCGTCGAAGGCTCGCTCGTCGTGAACTCGTCGCAGGGCGGGGGCAGCAAGGACACGTGGGTGCTCGGCGCGCCGCCCGACCGATCGGGCGCCGACGTCTCGCCGCGCGAGGAAGGCCGATGCTGA
- the xdhB gene encoding xanthine dehydrogenase molybdopterin binding subunit, with amino-acid sequence MAHASSFSFTLNGKPVTVSSEATHTTLLQYVRASGKTGTKEGCAEGDCGACTVAIVERRADGTPTYRAINACITLLPMVAGREVVTVEGIGTPEAMHPVQAAMVEAYGSQCGYCTPGFVCSMFEAYYRDDIRGDADLVDQLNGNLCRCTGYRPIREAAAKAREQKARAPEGDLFALRLKKPAPELGPVDYEAMGRRFVRPTTLAELLELRAKHPEAELVAGATEIGVYVNKHDRRYALLVSTEGVAELTRVERTADAFVVGGAATLTALEDAIGEELPQLKKMLLVFASRQVRNRATLAGNLVTASPIGDMAPVLLSLSADVVASSVRGERTIPLHAFFAGYRKTVLERDEIVSKIVIPRGPSGAARRIAASYKVSKRREMDISIVASSFAVDLDSNDVVVAAKLAYGGVAATPALATKAEAALVGKPWNAATVREVSAVLAGEFTPLDDVRSGKDFRSELVVGLFEKLFAGDESEAQEGLPWFERGATFTCKAPSFDLPHESAKGHVTGTALYVDDEAQSKRALEVWPVMSPHAHARLVSVDDAEARAMPGVVCVLTARDVPGTNDVGAVRHDEPLFAHDTVRFVGHIVAVVVAETREAAKWAAKKVKVVYEPLPAVLGLREAIRQGSYHTEPHVIRRGDAASALERAPHRLSGELEIGGQEHFYLESHAAHAEWGDDGDVRVTSSTQHPSEVQAVVSHVMNVPRNRVVVRAPRMGGGFGGKETQGNTFAAIVALASSVAKRPVRLQLDRDVDMELTGKRHPFFASFDVGFDGEGRIVGAAIDLVSDGGWALDLSESICDRAVFHLDNAYYLPAVRFSGRVAKTNVVSHTAFRGFGGPQGMVVIEEIVDRIARTLGKKPEDVRALNLYRGTGETATTHYGQALEHNRIERIFPELRASARLDERRAEIAAFNAKSARVKRGIAMTPVKFGISFTATFLNQAGALVLAYRDGTVQVSHGGTEMGQGLYTKIRGVVMRELGVTADAVRMMKTRTDKVPNTSATAASSGADLNGAAAKAACDILRERLRPVAAQLVEKKVGRMVAPAAMVFADGKVYAEDIPEHAVTFAEVCERAYFAQVNLSAQGFYRTPGIGYDRTKGMGKPFYYFAYGAAVVEVEVCGYTGMKSLRRVDILHDVGDSLNPAIDRGQVEGAFVQGVGWLTGEELKWNAEGRLLSHSASTYQIPSIGDTPPIFNVTLLPDAAQPGTIHGSKAVGEPPLMLAIAAREALRDAVAAFGDGSPDQGPVLLASPATHEAIFAAIRRRTRGDLATSG; translated from the coding sequence ATGGCGCACGCTTCCTCGTTTTCGTTCACGCTGAACGGCAAGCCGGTCACGGTCTCGTCCGAGGCCACCCACACGACGCTCCTCCAGTACGTGCGGGCCTCCGGGAAGACCGGCACGAAGGAGGGCTGCGCCGAGGGCGACTGCGGCGCGTGCACCGTGGCCATCGTCGAGCGCCGCGCCGACGGCACGCCCACCTACCGCGCCATCAACGCGTGCATCACGCTGCTCCCGATGGTGGCCGGGCGCGAGGTCGTCACGGTCGAGGGCATCGGCACACCCGAAGCCATGCACCCCGTGCAGGCCGCCATGGTCGAGGCCTACGGGTCGCAGTGCGGGTATTGCACGCCGGGCTTCGTCTGCTCCATGTTCGAGGCCTACTACCGAGACGACATTCGCGGAGACGCGGACCTCGTCGATCAGCTCAACGGCAACCTGTGCCGCTGCACGGGGTACCGCCCGATCCGGGAGGCCGCGGCCAAAGCCCGTGAGCAGAAGGCCCGCGCTCCCGAGGGGGATCTCTTCGCGCTTCGCTTGAAAAAACCGGCTCCCGAGCTCGGGCCTGTCGACTACGAGGCCATGGGCCGGCGCTTCGTGAGGCCCACCACGCTCGCCGAGCTCCTCGAGCTCCGCGCGAAGCACCCCGAGGCGGAGCTCGTCGCCGGCGCGACCGAGATCGGTGTCTACGTGAACAAACACGACCGACGCTACGCGCTGCTCGTCTCGACCGAGGGCGTCGCGGAGCTCACGCGTGTCGAGCGCACGGCGGATGCGTTCGTCGTGGGTGGAGCGGCCACCCTCACGGCGCTCGAGGACGCCATCGGCGAGGAGCTCCCGCAGCTCAAAAAGATGCTGCTCGTGTTCGCGTCGCGCCAGGTTCGAAACCGAGCCACCCTGGCAGGAAACCTCGTGACGGCCTCGCCCATCGGCGACATGGCGCCGGTGCTCCTGTCTCTCTCGGCCGACGTGGTCGCGTCGAGCGTCCGTGGCGAGCGCACGATCCCGCTCCACGCGTTCTTCGCAGGGTACCGAAAGACCGTTCTCGAACGTGATGAAATCGTTTCGAAAATCGTGATCCCGCGCGGGCCCTCCGGCGCGGCCCGGCGGATCGCCGCGTCGTACAAAGTGTCGAAGCGGCGCGAGATGGACATCAGCATCGTGGCCAGCAGCTTCGCCGTCGACCTCGACTCGAACGACGTGGTGGTCGCGGCCAAGCTCGCGTACGGCGGCGTCGCGGCGACCCCCGCGCTCGCCACGAAGGCCGAGGCGGCGCTCGTGGGGAAGCCGTGGAACGCGGCGACGGTGCGCGAGGTGTCGGCGGTGCTCGCGGGCGAGTTCACCCCGCTCGACGACGTCCGCTCCGGCAAAGACTTCCGGAGCGAGCTCGTCGTCGGACTCTTCGAGAAGCTCTTCGCGGGCGACGAGAGCGAGGCCCAAGAGGGGCTCCCGTGGTTCGAGCGCGGCGCAACGTTCACCTGCAAGGCCCCGAGCTTCGACCTGCCGCACGAGAGCGCCAAGGGGCACGTGACCGGCACGGCCCTCTACGTCGACGACGAGGCCCAGTCGAAGCGCGCGCTCGAGGTGTGGCCCGTCATGTCCCCGCACGCGCACGCGCGGCTCGTCTCGGTCGACGACGCCGAGGCCCGCGCGATGCCCGGAGTGGTCTGCGTGCTCACGGCCCGCGACGTCCCCGGCACGAACGACGTGGGCGCAGTCCGCCACGACGAGCCGCTCTTCGCCCACGACACCGTCCGCTTCGTGGGGCACATCGTCGCCGTGGTGGTCGCCGAGACACGGGAGGCCGCGAAATGGGCCGCGAAAAAGGTCAAGGTGGTTTACGAGCCGCTCCCCGCGGTCCTCGGGCTGCGTGAGGCCATCCGGCAGGGCAGCTACCACACGGAGCCTCACGTCATTCGTCGCGGCGACGCGGCCTCGGCGCTCGAGCGCGCTCCCCACAGGCTCTCGGGCGAGCTCGAGATCGGCGGGCAAGAGCACTTCTACCTCGAGTCGCACGCCGCCCACGCCGAGTGGGGGGACGACGGCGACGTGCGCGTGACCTCGTCGACGCAGCACCCGTCCGAGGTCCAGGCCGTGGTGTCGCACGTGATGAACGTCCCGAGGAACCGCGTCGTCGTGCGCGCGCCGCGCATGGGCGGTGGCTTCGGAGGCAAAGAGACCCAGGGCAACACGTTCGCGGCCATCGTGGCGCTCGCGTCGTCCGTCGCGAAGAGGCCCGTGCGCCTCCAGCTCGATCGCGACGTCGACATGGAGCTCACGGGCAAGCGGCACCCGTTCTTCGCGTCGTTCGACGTGGGCTTCGACGGCGAGGGGCGCATCGTCGGCGCGGCGATCGATCTCGTCTCGGACGGCGGGTGGGCCCTCGACCTCAGCGAGTCGATCTGCGACCGCGCCGTCTTCCACCTCGACAACGCGTACTACCTGCCCGCCGTGCGCTTCTCGGGCCGCGTGGCCAAGACGAACGTCGTCTCTCACACGGCGTTTCGCGGCTTCGGCGGGCCCCAAGGCATGGTGGTCATCGAGGAGATCGTCGATCGTATCGCCCGCACCTTGGGCAAAAAGCCCGAGGACGTGCGCGCCCTGAACCTCTACCGCGGCACCGGCGAGACCGCGACCACGCACTACGGGCAAGCGCTCGAGCACAACCGGATCGAGCGCATTTTCCCCGAGCTCCGTGCCTCGGCGCGCCTCGACGAGCGCCGCGCCGAGATCGCCGCCTTCAACGCGAAGAGCGCGCGGGTGAAGCGCGGCATCGCCATGACACCGGTCAAGTTCGGCATCTCGTTCACGGCGACCTTCCTGAACCAGGCCGGGGCGCTCGTGCTCGCCTACCGCGACGGCACCGTGCAGGTGAGCCACGGCGGCACCGAGATGGGGCAAGGCCTCTACACGAAGATTCGCGGCGTAGTCATGCGCGAGCTCGGCGTGACGGCCGACGCGGTGCGAATGATGAAGACACGCACCGACAAGGTCCCCAACACGAGCGCCACGGCCGCGTCGAGCGGGGCCGATCTCAACGGGGCGGCCGCGAAGGCCGCGTGCGACATCCTCCGCGAGCGCCTCCGGCCCGTCGCCGCGCAGCTCGTCGAGAAGAAGGTCGGCCGCATGGTGGCGCCAGCGGCCATGGTGTTCGCCGACGGGAAGGTCTACGCCGAGGACATCCCCGAGCACGCGGTGACGTTCGCCGAGGTCTGCGAGCGCGCCTACTTCGCGCAGGTGAACCTCTCGGCCCAGGGGTTCTACCGCACCCCCGGCATCGGCTACGACCGCACGAAGGGGATGGGAAAGCCCTTTTACTACTTTGCGTACGGCGCCGCCGTGGTCGAGGTCGAGGTGTGCGGGTACACCGGCATGAAGTCGCTCCGCCGCGTCGACATCCTCCACGACGTGGGCGACTCGCTGAACCCGGCGATCGACCGCGGGCAGGTCGAGGGCGCGTTCGTGCAGGGCGTGGGCTGGCTCACGGGCGAGGAGCTGAAGTGGAACGCCGAGGGGCGGCTCCTCTCGCACTCGGCGAGCACGTACCAGATCCCGTCGATCGGCGACACGCCGCCCATCTTCAACGTGACCCTCCTCCCCGACGCCGCGCAGCCCGGCACCATCCACGGGAGCAAGGCCGTCGGCGAGCCCCCGCTGATGCTCGCCATCGCCGCCCGCGAGGCCCTCCGTGACGCCGTCGCGGCCTTCGGGGACGGGTCGCCGGACCAAGGCCCCGTGCTGCTCGCGAGCCCCGCGACCCACGAGGCCATTTTCGCGGCCATTCGTCGCCGAACGCGGGGCGACCTCGCGACCTCGGGGTGA
- a CDS encoding extensin family protein codes for MLVARRKSSLFFTSVCLVALGACTEVVVVERPSGQPAPEADGAPPPQPEPEADAAPEPEVDAAPALPCLEDLTQRNVPFTKAQARGVVDAIVVNAPINGVVFASEMGDKPTTQPMACEFVRTLFRFAEVLKSKGIHKVGTLGSYCYRCCCAWSETNFCRGVNDPEPSCGSNGYSNHSFGRAVDVRYLTFDDGRTVDINKDTDFKATAGGTCGAARTSQTGTSKTLYDIVCETAALKIFSTVLTPNYNSDHRNHWHMDTGQSGNPKSTTVRSLGEIDVDRGDHPDSCGE; via the coding sequence ATGCTCGTCGCTCGTCGGAAAAGCTCCCTCTTTTTTACCTCCGTGTGCCTGGTCGCGCTCGGCGCGTGCACCGAGGTCGTCGTCGTGGAGCGACCTTCCGGACAGCCCGCGCCCGAAGCCGACGGCGCTCCCCCGCCCCAGCCCGAGCCCGAGGCCGACGCCGCGCCCGAGCCCGAGGTCGACGCCGCCCCCGCCCTTCCCTGCCTCGAGGACCTCACGCAGCGGAACGTCCCCTTCACGAAGGCGCAGGCCCGTGGTGTGGTCGACGCGATCGTCGTGAACGCGCCCATCAACGGCGTCGTGTTCGCGTCCGAAATGGGGGACAAGCCCACGACGCAGCCCATGGCCTGCGAGTTCGTGCGCACCCTCTTCCGGTTCGCCGAGGTGCTGAAATCGAAGGGCATCCACAAAGTGGGGACGCTCGGCTCCTACTGCTACCGCTGCTGCTGCGCCTGGAGCGAGACGAACTTCTGCCGCGGCGTGAACGACCCCGAGCCTTCGTGCGGGTCGAACGGCTACTCGAACCACTCGTTCGGCCGCGCGGTCGACGTCCGCTACCTCACCTTCGACGACGGCCGCACGGTCGACATCAACAAGGACACCGACTTCAAGGCCACCGCCGGCGGGACGTGCGGCGCCGCGCGCACGAGCCAGACGGGCACGAGCAAGACCCTCTACGACATCGTCTGCGAGACCGCGGCGCTCAAGATCTTCTCGACCGTGCTCACGCCGAACTACAACTCCGACCACCGCAACCACTGGCACATGGACACCGGCCAGTCGGGCAACCCGAAGAGCACCACCGTGCGCTCGCTCGGCGAGATCGACGTCGATCGCGGCGACCACCCCGACTCCTGCGGCGAGTAA